A genomic window from Methanoculleus caldifontis includes:
- a CDS encoding serine/threonine-protein kinase — translation MRPDRMAALLFAAALLLAALVPAVAGAGGPPEHSSASEKALEATKKPDNGKGGTTPEPTPTTVPSPEPTVTPATTPTALPSPEATVTPVPTETVASPGQDGSPWPGVLLALLLVGAGAAIGMHLRRPQEEAAAATVPPDAYQTMPPLHPPGFPAELAGRYDRVAFVGRGGLGQVFSAMRGDDGMTVAVKVPVSYDEATGKTFMREMRFQEDLVHPNIVRVRSVNILPIPFVEMEYLPRSLDSLKKPLPPAEALRIAAGIAAGLAYAHGRGIVHRDIKPGNILLADDLTPKIADWGTSTRPAETRETGAAGFTLAYAAPEQIDPERFGRTGAATDIYQLGAVLYEMATGKTPFAGEGAGELALAVRNAEPAPPSALDPALAGLDAVILRCLAKDPADRYRSAGEMLDAIRALEAGA, via the coding sequence CCCCGCGGTAGCCGGCGCGGGAGGCCCCCCGGAGCACTCCAGCGCCTCAGAGAAGGCTCTCGAGGCCACAAAGAAGCCGGACAACGGCAAAGGCGGCACCACGCCGGAGCCCACGCCCACGACAGTCCCCTCGCCGGAACCGACCGTCACGCCGGCGACAACCCCGACCGCCCTTCCGTCACCGGAAGCGACCGTCACCCCGGTGCCGACGGAGACCGTTGCAAGCCCCGGCCAGGACGGGTCCCCCTGGCCGGGGGTTCTCCTCGCCCTCCTCCTGGTCGGCGCCGGCGCCGCAATCGGCATGCACCTCAGGAGGCCGCAGGAAGAGGCGGCGGCGGCCACCGTCCCGCCCGACGCATATCAGACGATGCCGCCCCTCCACCCGCCAGGGTTCCCGGCGGAACTTGCCGGCCGCTACGACCGGGTCGCCTTCGTCGGGAGAGGGGGGCTCGGCCAGGTCTTCTCCGCGATGAGAGGCGACGACGGCATGACCGTGGCGGTCAAGGTCCCGGTCTCCTACGACGAGGCGACCGGGAAGACCTTCATGCGGGAGATGCGGTTCCAGGAGGACCTGGTCCATCCGAACATCGTCCGGGTCCGCTCGGTCAACATCCTCCCCATCCCGTTCGTCGAGATGGAGTACCTGCCCCGGAGCCTCGATAGCCTGAAAAAACCCCTCCCGCCGGCCGAAGCCCTCCGGATCGCTGCCGGGATCGCCGCCGGGCTCGCCTACGCCCACGGGCGGGGTATCGTCCACCGCGACATCAAGCCCGGCAACATCCTTCTTGCCGACGACCTGACGCCGAAGATCGCCGACTGGGGGACGAGCACGAGGCCGGCGGAGACCCGGGAGACCGGTGCCGCCGGGTTCACCCTCGCCTACGCGGCCCCCGAACAGATAGACCCGGAACGGTTCGGGCGGACGGGGGCCGCGACCGACATCTACCAGCTCGGCGCCGTCCTCTATGAGATGGCGACGGGCAAAACCCCGTTTGCCGGCGAAGGGGCCGGGGAACTTGCCCTCGCCGTCAGGAACGCAGAGCCGGCTCCCCCGTCGGCGCTCGACCCCGCCCTCGCGGGGCTTGATGCGGTCATCCTCCGCTGCCTCGCAAAAGACCCCGCCGACCGTTACCGGTCCGCCGGGGAGATGCTCGACGCGATCAGGGCCCTGGAGGCCGGAGCATGA
- a CDS encoding sensor histidine kinase, with the protein MRVKMNQKRFSESTNCSRIPMSIFNHLEQPALVLDCAGRVVVWNNGMEQYTGVSAEEIVGRDGFAHGQALFGEKRPTLADCVLARDEPGSGDYRLLPHEGEGMLAESRIPLASGRAVVCMAAPLHDEAGRLAGVLETFRDASAETDPGIPEEQVRILAASLPGMIFTLDGDGIFTRFFRTGAPDTEEVVGRSARALFPADEAEFLVGAAQRAIAGGEVITETRSLTWGGDRRPFQIIIHPLHDSAGKIASAAGVCRDISGDLLRDRALQETGRKAGLYLDLLGTDIYNTSMVAATVIEMLRERLSGEEAELAQRVKNTVEQGITVIKNVELLNALDEHRIRLEPVDLNRIVESQIRRYAGIDIRYEPESRMVWASPLLEDVVSNLISNSVKFGGMKVRVEISVTETADTVTMTIADNGIGIPDHLKPNIFDRFDRGNKTASASGSRGLGLHIVKTLVARYGGRVWAADRIPGRPGEGAAIKVILQKC; encoded by the coding sequence ATGCGTGTGAAGATGAACCAGAAACGATTCAGCGAGTCCACGAACTGCAGCCGAATACCCATGAGTATCTTCAACCACCTGGAGCAGCCGGCACTTGTCCTCGACTGCGCAGGGCGGGTCGTCGTCTGGAACAACGGCATGGAACAGTATACGGGCGTCTCCGCGGAGGAGATCGTCGGGAGAGACGGCTTTGCCCACGGGCAGGCGCTCTTCGGCGAGAAGCGCCCCACGCTTGCGGACTGCGTCCTGGCCCGGGACGAGCCCGGGAGCGGCGACTACCGTCTGCTGCCCCACGAGGGCGAAGGGATGCTCGCCGAGTCGCGGATCCCCCTCGCGTCCGGGAGAGCCGTCGTCTGCATGGCGGCCCCCCTCCACGACGAAGCCGGCAGGCTCGCCGGGGTGCTCGAGACCTTCCGGGACGCCTCTGCGGAGACGGACCCCGGCATCCCGGAGGAGCAGGTCCGGATCCTCGCGGCCTCCCTGCCCGGCATGATCTTCACCCTCGACGGGGACGGCATCTTCACCCGGTTCTTCCGGACCGGCGCCCCCGATACCGAAGAGGTCGTGGGCAGGAGCGCCCGCGCCCTCTTCCCGGCCGATGAGGCGGAGTTCCTGGTCGGGGCCGCGCAGAGAGCGATCGCCGGGGGAGAGGTCATCACGGAGACCCGGTCGTTGACCTGGGGCGGCGACCGGCGGCCGTTCCAGATCATCATCCACCCCCTGCACGACTCGGCGGGGAAGATCGCCTCGGCCGCCGGGGTCTGCCGCGACATCTCCGGCGACCTCCTCCGCGATCGGGCCCTCCAGGAGACCGGCCGGAAAGCCGGCCTCTACCTCGACCTGCTCGGGACCGATATCTACAACACCAGCATGGTCGCGGCGACGGTCATCGAGATGCTCCGCGAGCGGCTCTCCGGCGAGGAGGCGGAACTCGCGCAGAGGGTCAAGAACACGGTCGAGCAGGGGATCACCGTCATCAAGAACGTCGAACTCCTAAATGCGCTCGACGAGCACCGGATCCGACTCGAACCGGTCGACCTGAACAGGATCGTCGAGAGTCAGATCCGGCGCTACGCCGGGATCGACATCCGCTACGAGCCGGAGAGCCGCATGGTCTGGGCGAGCCCCCTCCTCGAAGACGTCGTATCGAACCTGATCAGCAACAGCGTCAAGTTCGGGGGGATGAAGGTCAGGGTCGAGATCTCCGTCACGGAGACCGCCGATACCGTGACGATGACGATCGCCGACAACGGTATCGGCATACCGGACCACTTAAAGCCCAACATCTTCGACCGGTTCGACCGGGGGAACAAGACCGCGTCCGCGTCGGGGAGCAGGGGACTCGGCCTCCATATCGTCAAGACCCTCGTCGCCCGGTACGGCGGCCGCGTCTGGGCGGCGGACCGCATACCCGGCAGACCGGGAGAAGGAGCGGCCATCAAGGTGATCCTGCAGAAGTGCTAG
- a CDS encoding DUF432 domain-containing protein, which produces MVEAERANGLLTYRRRCGEQTFERILVTKTGEMIINPVEPVNLPKEITNYLQVEFSPMVLEPGTTQTVYLKFPVEIGVFLESAKDIEVLDVFANGSQKYTLYGPQTNGVIARYHRSAVYSEIPSVECFCEGVMELSITNASREWVEVSQVVFDSTDMKIYYNDFVTTTATMNIISANLAETDFVDAPLRPGMVKSVELYAARKIPVINRGYLMEWGFT; this is translated from the coding sequence ATGGTGGAGGCCGAGCGGGCTAACGGTCTTCTCACCTACCGGCGCAGGTGCGGGGAGCAGACGTTCGAGCGGATCCTGGTCACGAAGACGGGCGAGATGATCATCAACCCGGTGGAGCCGGTCAATCTCCCCAAAGAGATCACGAACTACCTCCAGGTGGAGTTCTCCCCGATGGTCCTCGAGCCCGGCACCACCCAGACGGTCTACCTGAAGTTCCCCGTTGAGATCGGCGTCTTCCTCGAGTCTGCAAAGGACATCGAGGTGCTGGACGTCTTCGCCAACGGCAGCCAGAAGTACACGCTCTACGGTCCCCAGACGAACGGGGTCATCGCCCGGTACCACCGGAGCGCGGTCTACTCCGAGATCCCCTCAGTCGAGTGCTTCTGCGAGGGCGTGATGGAACTCTCCATCACGAACGCATCCCGCGAGTGGGTGGAGGTCTCGCAGGTCGTCTTTGACAGCACCGATATGAAGATCTACTACAACGACTTCGTGACGACCACCGCCACGATGAACATCATCAGCGCCAACCTGGCGGAGACGGACTTCGTCGACGCGCCCCTCCGGCCGGGGATGGTGAAGTCCGTCGAGCTCTATGCGGCCCGCAAGATCCCGGTGATCAACCGGGGCTACCTGATGGAGTGGGGATTCACATGA
- a CDS encoding mechanosensitive ion channel family protein, whose translation MNFNVTEILEMPVGIGDITLEHLVYFIVILTLGVTVARIVSKNVRRALTDRLPKSERELVTKLIYYVIVVWAFVFALPQLNVDLSGLLVAGGIVGLVIGFASQSVVSNLISGLFLMFERPIKIGDNINVSGVTGSVEDIRVLSTVVKMYDGIYVRIPNEKIFTSNITNYVQNAARRFEYEIGIRYQDDADKAIRITRGVIASHPFALKNPAPSVYVDNLGDDGVNLMVRIWAPAREWWDVRTDLLWRIKQELEANGIEMPFPQRTVWFADGLEVKNRAARKNEREE comes from the coding sequence ATGAACTTCAACGTGACCGAGATCCTGGAGATGCCCGTCGGCATCGGGGATATCACCCTCGAGCATCTCGTCTACTTCATCGTCATCCTCACCCTCGGCGTCACCGTCGCGAGGATCGTCTCAAAGAACGTCCGACGAGCCCTCACGGACAGGTTGCCCAAGAGCGAGCGCGAACTGGTGACGAAACTGATCTACTACGTCATCGTCGTCTGGGCCTTCGTCTTCGCCCTCCCGCAGCTCAACGTCGACCTCTCCGGTCTCCTGGTGGCCGGAGGAATCGTCGGTCTGGTCATCGGTTTCGCAAGCCAGAGCGTCGTCTCGAACCTGATCTCCGGTCTCTTCCTGATGTTCGAGCGCCCGATCAAGATCGGCGACAACATCAACGTATCGGGCGTCACCGGCAGCGTCGAGGACATCCGCGTCCTCTCGACCGTCGTCAAGATGTACGACGGGATCTATGTCCGGATCCCGAACGAGAAGATCTTCACCTCGAACATCACGAACTACGTCCAGAACGCGGCCCGGAGGTTCGAGTACGAGATCGGGATCCGGTACCAGGACGACGCGGACAAGGCGATCCGGATCACCAGAGGGGTCATCGCGAGCCACCCCTTCGCGCTGAAGAACCCGGCCCCCTCGGTCTACGTCGACAACCTCGGTGACGACGGGGTCAACCTGATGGTTCGCATCTGGGCGCCGGCCCGGGAATGGTGGGATGTCAGGACCGACCTCCTCTGGAGGATCAAGCAGGAACTCGAAGCGAACGGCATCGAGATGCCCTTCCCGCAGCGCACTGTCTGGTTTGCCGACGGACTCGAGGTGAAGAACCGGGCTGCCCGAAAGAACGAGAGGGAGGAGTAA
- a CDS encoding potassium channel family protein produces the protein MRGPLARYLARARAMQFHYLLAALILLLAVYPYVGADPIALKVLSWFVLTTGVYAVSNRRRQVVIAALLAVPAFGLGWLYIITGVPALGTAESIFTLLFYAFTALICLLRVVSARRVTSDTISGAVSVYLLMGLTWATAYSLVETVNPGSFASSQPDAAFTFPTFIYYSFVTLATLGYGDITPLTDQARSLALLETVSGTLYIAVLIARLVAAAGLIPESGGE, from the coding sequence ATGAGAGGGCCTCTCGCCCGGTACCTCGCCCGCGCCAGGGCCATGCAGTTCCACTACCTCCTCGCCGCCCTCATCCTCCTGCTCGCCGTCTACCCCTACGTGGGCGCAGACCCGATCGCCCTGAAAGTGCTCTCGTGGTTTGTCCTGACCACCGGCGTCTACGCCGTGAGCAACCGGCGGCGGCAGGTCGTGATCGCCGCCCTCCTCGCCGTCCCCGCCTTCGGCCTGGGCTGGCTCTATATCATCACCGGGGTCCCCGCCCTCGGCACTGCCGAGAGCATCTTCACGCTCCTCTTCTACGCCTTCACCGCACTCATCTGCCTCCTGCGGGTCGTCAGTGCACGCCGGGTCACCTCCGACACCATCTCCGGAGCGGTCTCCGTCTACCTCCTCATGGGCCTCACCTGGGCGACCGCCTACAGCCTCGTCGAGACCGTCAACCCCGGATCGTTTGCGAGCAGCCAGCCGGACGCGGCCTTCACCTTCCCCACGTTCATCTACTACAGCTTCGTCACCCTCGCGACGCTGGGCTACGGCGACATCACGCCGCTCACCGACCAGGCCCGGTCGCTTGCCCTGCTCGAGACCGTGAGCGGGACCCTCTATATCGCGGTCCTGATCGCCCGGCTGGTGGCGGCGGCCGGGCTGATCCCGGAGAGCGGCGGGGAGTGA
- a CDS encoding NusA-like transcription termination signal-binding factor — protein MIRTICFKERRYIEELRILTRATALDCIIDERFDRIVYIIKEGDMGLAIGRKGSNIRKMQRVLGRRTEMVEYSSEVETFTRNVFKPAQVVGTRREEDGRLTIYINKGDLGIAIGKGGCTIEKARLLLSRYFDTDLGEVLAREEETHA, from the coding sequence ATGATACGAACAATATGTTTTAAAGAACGAAGATACATCGAAGAGCTGAGAATTCTTACCAGGGCGACGGCGCTCGACTGCATCATCGACGAGCGCTTCGACCGCATCGTATACATCATAAAAGAAGGAGATATGGGCCTCGCCATCGGAAGAAAGGGAAGCAACATCCGCAAGATGCAGCGGGTCCTCGGGAGGCGGACCGAGATGGTCGAGTACTCCTCGGAGGTCGAGACGTTCACCCGGAACGTCTTCAAACCGGCCCAGGTGGTCGGCACCCGCCGCGAGGAGGACGGGAGGCTCACCATCTATATCAACAAGGGCGATCTCGGCATAGCCATCGGGAAAGGGGGATGCACCATCGAGAAAGCGCGGCTTCTGCTCTCCCGCTACTTCGATACCGACCTCGGCGAGGTCCTGGCACGGGAGGAGGAGACCCATGCGTGA
- a CDS encoding SIMPL domain-containing protein, with product MRGKTALLGIALMVLCAAVIGNVTAQLPEESKDKLIYVFGTGKVTTTPDQAVIVFAVETEHADVKTAQQENARKMDTVINALKNAGIPARDIRTAAYSIYPVTESDSRPFGDSKVRFYRVTNTLEVTLNDVNRAGEIVDIAVANGANRVDRFAFTLSDARQQEFRSQALTAAVAQARGDADAVAAALGKRIVDVKEVNVGNNYIPMAYDSRYMGMEKAVGSAVPTPLEAGEIDVTASVSISYVIV from the coding sequence ATGCGAGGAAAGACAGCACTTCTGGGGATCGCCCTGATGGTCCTCTGCGCAGCGGTGATCGGGAACGTCACCGCCCAGCTCCCGGAGGAATCTAAAGACAAACTGATCTATGTCTTCGGCACCGGCAAAGTGACGACCACGCCCGACCAGGCCGTCATCGTCTTCGCGGTCGAGACCGAGCACGCCGACGTCAAGACGGCGCAGCAAGAGAACGCCCGGAAGATGGACACCGTGATCAACGCCCTGAAGAACGCCGGCATCCCGGCCAGGGACATCAGGACCGCCGCCTACAGCATCTACCCGGTGACCGAGAGCGACAGCCGGCCCTTCGGCGACTCAAAGGTCAGGTTCTACCGCGTCACCAACACCCTTGAAGTCACGCTAAACGACGTCAACCGTGCCGGCGAGATCGTCGACATCGCCGTCGCGAACGGTGCAAACCGGGTCGACCGGTTCGCGTTCACCTTAAGCGACGCAAGGCAGCAGGAGTTCCGCTCCCAGGCCCTGACCGCCGCCGTGGCGCAGGCGCGGGGCGACGCGGACGCGGTCGCCGCGGCCCTCGGCAAGAGGATCGTCGACGTCAAAGAGGTCAACGTCGGGAACAACTACATCCCCATGGCCTACGACAGCCGCTACATGGGCATGGAGAAGGCGGTGGGCAGCGCCGTCCCGACCCCGCTCGAGGCCGGTGAGATCGACGTGACCGCGAGCGTCTCCATCTCCTACGTCATCGTGTAA
- a CDS encoding MBL fold metallo-hydrolase, with protein MPTIIEVYNNIPCREGLTPDWGFSCLVEEAGLLFDTGERGDVLLRNMQALGIDPAAVGTLVLSHDHHDHIGGIAAILAANPSMEVYVHDGFSEKTLALIREYTEPRITAGWTGIAEGIAATGPLGTDIREQSLAIAVPDGYLVVTGCAHPHVGRIVDRVSEVGPVWGVIGGLHTVTDEDVGALAGVKYLSASHCTDRIGDLAGRYPDSFRPGGAGRVHRV; from the coding sequence ATGCCCACCATCATCGAGGTCTACAACAACATCCCCTGCCGGGAGGGGCTCACCCCCGACTGGGGGTTCTCCTGCCTGGTAGAGGAGGCGGGGCTGCTCTTCGATACCGGGGAGCGCGGCGACGTCCTCCTCAGGAACATGCAGGCGCTCGGCATCGATCCCGCGGCCGTGGGAACGCTCGTCCTCTCCCACGACCACCACGACCATATCGGCGGCATCGCGGCGATCCTCGCGGCAAACCCGTCGATGGAGGTCTACGTCCACGACGGTTTCTCCGAAAAGACGCTCGCGCTCATCCGGGAGTACACCGAGCCCCGGATCACGGCCGGCTGGACCGGGATCGCTGAGGGGATCGCGGCGACCGGACCGCTCGGGACCGATATCCGCGAACAGTCGCTCGCGATCGCCGTGCCGGACGGCTACCTGGTCGTCACCGGGTGCGCCCACCCCCACGTCGGCCGGATAGTCGATCGGGTCTCAGAGGTCGGGCCGGTATGGGGCGTCATCGGCGGGCTGCACACCGTCACCGACGAGGACGTCGGGGCCCTCGCCGGGGTGAAGTACCTCTCCGCATCCCACTGCACCGATAGGATAGGGGACCTCGCGGGGCGTTACCCGGACTCCTTCCGGCCGGGTGGGGCCGGGAGGGTGCACCGGGTCTGA
- the hisE gene encoding phosphoribosyl-ATP diphosphatase, protein MRDWAVLEEVWEVILDRAEHPSAESYVSSVLTHRKGVDKSLEKVGEEAVEFILAAKNQVPERTVSEAADLLFHFLVALKASGTDVEDVLAELASRRK, encoded by the coding sequence ATGCGTGACTGGGCCGTCCTCGAAGAGGTCTGGGAGGTCATCCTCGACCGTGCGGAGCACCCCTCGGCCGAGAGCTACGTCAGCTCCGTCCTGACCCACCGGAAGGGGGTCGACAAGTCCCTCGAGAAGGTCGGGGAAGAGGCGGTCGAGTTCATCCTTGCCGCAAAGAATCAGGTCCCGGAACGGACGGTCTCGGAAGCCGCCGACCTTCTCTTCCACTTCCTGGTGGCGCTCAAGGCCTCGGGCACGGATGTCGAGGACGTGCTCGCGGAACTGGCGTCGCGCCGGAAGTAA